One genomic window of Marinobacter adhaerens HP15 includes the following:
- a CDS encoding adenine phosphoribosyltransferase translates to MDYFSESIKKAIRTVPDWPKPGVAFRDITTVLQDKTAFRKLIDAFVHRYHGHKIDAVAAVDARGFIIGSALAYELNASLVLVRKKGKLPFDTLVEDYELEYGTASVELHKDAFKPGDNVVLVDDLIATGGTMLAATRLIRRIGAEIVEVAAMIDLPDLGGSRKLQDEGLQVYTVCSFEGE, encoded by the coding sequence ATGGATTATTTTTCTGAAAGCATCAAAAAGGCCATTCGCACGGTCCCGGACTGGCCAAAACCGGGCGTGGCCTTTCGCGATATAACCACGGTACTGCAGGACAAGACTGCCTTCCGTAAACTGATTGATGCCTTCGTACACCGCTACCACGGCCACAAGATTGATGCCGTGGCAGCGGTGGATGCGCGCGGCTTTATCATTGGCTCGGCACTGGCCTATGAGCTCAACGCGTCCCTGGTACTTGTCCGCAAGAAAGGCAAGCTGCCGTTCGATACGCTGGTGGAGGACTACGAGCTTGAATACGGTACTGCCTCCGTAGAGCTGCACAAGGACGCGTTCAAGCCGGGCGACAACGTGGTTCTGGTGGATGATCTGATTGCCACTGGCGGCACGATGCTCGCCGCGACCCGTCTGATCCGCAGGATTGGCGCGGAAATTGTGGAAGTGGCAGCCATGATTGATCTGCCCGATCTCGGCGGCTCCCGCAAGCTGCAGGACGAAGGCCTTCAGGTTTATACTGTTTGCTCGTTTGAAGGGGAATAA
- a CDS encoding alpha/beta hydrolase: MYWKTDTIEIPDWDRHSLLDRLEPFDPTCSRDLSDEMVAYCRFYGLDLWVEHPDVAYHQGYVKACGHEVMVHYFRLPDQSTERGTVFILHGYFDHVGLYSQLIDRCLGAGFDVLAYDQPGHGLSSGTPAAIGSFLEYQGVLSDVMAQVRDKLRQPWFAVGQSTGGAILIDYLLSNQHSQKTSDFRKVVLLAPLVRPAGWLGAKILHSMVKPFISRWRRVFAENSGNGRFLRFLREYDPLQARAVHVDWVSALRKWVPHIESARPVDFPVTVVQGEKDLTVDWQHNLRIIRNKFSSVEERKIPDGRHHLVNEAQDLQATVFNTIIDTFTNSAEKTR; encoded by the coding sequence GTGTACTGGAAAACGGATACCATAGAAATACCGGATTGGGACAGGCACTCACTTCTGGACAGACTCGAACCCTTCGACCCGACCTGCTCGCGTGATCTTAGTGATGAAATGGTGGCCTATTGTCGTTTTTATGGGCTGGATCTCTGGGTGGAACATCCGGACGTTGCTTATCATCAGGGTTACGTCAAAGCCTGCGGTCATGAAGTCATGGTGCATTATTTCCGATTGCCGGACCAGTCAACAGAGCGTGGAACGGTGTTCATTCTGCACGGCTATTTCGACCACGTCGGGTTGTACAGTCAGTTGATCGATCGGTGCCTGGGAGCCGGGTTTGATGTGCTGGCCTACGATCAGCCCGGCCATGGCCTTTCCAGCGGCACGCCCGCAGCCATTGGCAGTTTTCTTGAGTATCAGGGCGTTCTGTCAGACGTGATGGCTCAGGTCAGGGACAAGTTGCGTCAGCCCTGGTTCGCGGTTGGGCAGAGCACCGGTGGAGCGATCCTGATTGATTATCTGTTGTCCAACCAGCACAGCCAGAAAACCTCCGACTTCCGGAAAGTGGTGCTTCTGGCGCCCCTGGTGAGGCCGGCCGGCTGGTTGGGCGCAAAAATACTGCATAGCATGGTGAAGCCGTTTATTTCCCGCTGGCGCAGGGTATTTGCAGAGAACAGTGGCAACGGTCGTTTCCTCAGGTTCTTGCGGGAGTACGACCCGCTTCAGGCGAGGGCAGTGCATGTCGACTGGGTGAGTGCACTCCGAAAATGGGTCCCCCATATCGAATCTGCGCGGCCGGTCGACTTTCCGGTGACCGTCGTGCAAGGTGAGAAGGATCTGACCGTCGACTGGCAACACAATTTGCGTATTATCCGGAATAAATTTTCCTCGGTTGAGGAACGGAAAATCCCTGACGGACGTCATCATCTTGTGAACGAAGCTCAGGATTTGCAGGCAACCGTATTCAATACCATTATTGATACATTCACGAACTCGGCGGAAAAGACCCGTTAA
- a CDS encoding fumarylacetoacetate hydrolase family protein: MPDYQHHWKDGTPVHLPLGKIVCIGRNYAEHARELNNPVPDEPLLFIKPATSAVHITRPLDFPRDQGAVHFETELAVLIGRPLTRASASEAKSAILGYGLALDLTLRDLQGKLKEKGQPWERAKGFDGACPLSPFVAADKFPDAPIHFTMDIDGNRQQTGDTGDMLNPIIPLIAHISSQFTLLPGDVVLTGTPKGVGPLVSGQTLSLELEDLLFVETKVV; the protein is encoded by the coding sequence ATGCCGGATTACCAACACCACTGGAAGGATGGCACACCCGTCCATCTGCCACTGGGAAAGATCGTCTGCATTGGTCGCAACTACGCCGAGCATGCCCGGGAGCTCAATAACCCGGTGCCGGATGAACCGCTGCTGTTCATCAAACCCGCAACCTCGGCGGTGCATATCACTCGTCCCCTGGATTTTCCAAGAGACCAGGGGGCGGTTCACTTCGAGACCGAACTGGCGGTTCTGATCGGTCGACCCTTGACCCGGGCTTCAGCCAGCGAAGCCAAATCCGCGATACTGGGCTACGGTCTGGCACTGGACCTGACTCTGCGGGATCTCCAGGGCAAACTCAAAGAAAAGGGCCAGCCATGGGAAAGAGCGAAGGGGTTCGATGGTGCCTGTCCGCTTTCGCCGTTTGTCGCGGCCGATAAGTTTCCCGATGCCCCCATTCACTTCACAATGGACATTGATGGCAACCGCCAGCAAACCGGCGATACCGGCGATATGCTCAACCCCATCATTCCCCTGATCGCTCACATCAGCAGCCAGTTCACTCTGCTGCCCGGCGATGTGGTGCTGACAGGAACACCAAAAGGCGTGGGCCCGCTGGTTTCTGGCCAGACCCTGTCGCTTGAACTGGAAGACCTGCTGTTCGTGGAGACCAAAGTGGTTTAA
- a CDS encoding OmpA family protein, translated as MILVFMVATFGLGGCMTYDPYTGEEKTSNATKGSIIGAIGGAAIGAATSSKSDRGKGALIGAASGAAIGGGVGYYMDKQEAELRRKLEGTGVRVVRNGDEIELVMPGNITFDLNESSIKPSFSGTLESVALVLKEYDKTIIQIEGHTDSSGSDSYNQLLSERRASSVRDFLLNQGIEPKRTRAVGYGERYPVASNDTAAGREQNRRVELTLVPMQ; from the coding sequence ATGATTCTTGTATTTATGGTGGCAACTTTCGGTCTCGGCGGTTGTATGACCTACGACCCCTACACCGGTGAAGAGAAAACTTCGAATGCGACCAAGGGAAGCATCATCGGCGCTATTGGCGGTGCGGCTATCGGTGCGGCAACCTCCAGCAAGAGTGACCGCGGAAAAGGTGCCCTGATTGGTGCGGCCAGCGGCGCGGCCATTGGCGGTGGCGTTGGTTACTACATGGACAAACAGGAAGCCGAGCTGCGTCGCAAGCTGGAGGGCACTGGTGTTCGCGTGGTGCGCAACGGCGATGAGATTGAACTGGTGATGCCAGGCAATATCACCTTTGATCTGAATGAATCGAGCATCAAGCCGTCATTCAGCGGAACACTGGAATCCGTGGCTCTGGTACTGAAGGAGTATGACAAGACCATCATCCAGATTGAGGGGCATACCGACAGCTCCGGCTCTGACAGCTACAACCAGCTGCTCAGTGAGCGTCGCGCCTCATCTGTGCGTGACTTCCTCCTGAACCAGGGTATTGAGCCGAAGCGTACCCGTGCTGTTGGCTACGGCGAACGCTACCCGGTTGCCTCAAATGATACCGCGGCCGGCCGTGAGCAGAACCGTCGTGTTGAGCTGACGCTGGTGCCCATGCAGTAA
- a CDS encoding ABC1 kinase family protein, with protein sequence MAKKPVTSRRGRFFKLAGMTASVAGQYAGQRARRLFRSENDEGAQSESYTRMADQIADTLGELKGAVMKVGQIASQTQDFLPKEFSDALEKLQKEAPPMPFEVIVGQIESELGKPVSELFEYLQETPYAAASIGQVHRARLHDGTDVIVKIQYPGVDESCDSDLKQLRMALRLGGLLKMPKESVDRLFAEIRERLKEELDYENEARNIELFREFHKDQPWVLIPSVAKSHSTRRVLTMELVEGDHVSKVTRDLYDQDTINLIGHRIFMLMADQLFRFQCIHGDPHAGNFAYRPDGSIVMYDFGCVKKLKPEIIAAYRNALVSALEEDYEALDRHLIDLGARVGSQPAVDEAYYAMWRDILVVPFEDREVPYNFAEADIHKRVAEKTSTVFKYLDYFKPPVESIFIDRMIAGHYWMLKRLGVQAAFREELERYLKA encoded by the coding sequence ATGGCAAAGAAACCGGTAACCTCCCGACGTGGTCGCTTCTTCAAACTCGCTGGCATGACTGCCTCTGTAGCAGGGCAATATGCCGGCCAGCGTGCGCGCCGCCTGTTCCGCTCAGAAAATGACGAGGGCGCGCAGAGCGAAAGCTACACACGCATGGCCGACCAGATCGCCGATACCCTGGGCGAGCTGAAAGGGGCGGTCATGAAAGTCGGGCAAATCGCTTCCCAGACCCAGGACTTTCTGCCCAAGGAATTCTCGGACGCGCTCGAGAAGCTTCAGAAAGAAGCCCCGCCCATGCCTTTTGAAGTCATCGTGGGGCAGATCGAATCGGAACTGGGCAAACCGGTCTCCGAGCTTTTCGAGTACCTGCAGGAGACACCCTACGCTGCGGCTTCCATCGGCCAGGTGCATCGCGCCAGACTCCACGATGGCACCGATGTCATTGTGAAAATCCAGTACCCCGGCGTGGACGAATCCTGCGATTCAGATCTCAAGCAACTGCGCATGGCACTGAGATTGGGCGGCCTGCTGAAAATGCCCAAGGAGTCGGTCGACCGGCTGTTCGCCGAAATCCGGGAGCGACTGAAAGAAGAACTGGATTACGAGAACGAAGCACGAAATATCGAACTCTTTCGGGAGTTTCACAAGGATCAGCCCTGGGTGCTCATCCCTTCCGTGGCGAAGAGCCACTCAACCCGACGTGTCCTGACGATGGAACTGGTTGAGGGAGATCACGTCAGCAAGGTTACGAGAGACCTGTACGACCAGGACACCATCAACCTGATAGGTCACCGGATCTTCATGCTCATGGCGGACCAGCTTTTCCGTTTCCAGTGCATCCATGGCGATCCCCACGCCGGCAACTTCGCCTACCGGCCTGATGGCTCCATCGTGATGTACGACTTCGGCTGCGTAAAGAAGCTGAAACCGGAAATCATCGCCGCCTACCGCAACGCCCTGGTTTCTGCCCTCGAGGAAGACTACGAAGCGCTTGACCGTCATCTGATTGACCTGGGCGCGCGTGTCGGAAGCCAGCCAGCCGTGGATGAAGCCTACTACGCTATGTGGCGGGACATTCTGGTGGTGCCCTTCGAGGATCGGGAGGTGCCCTATAACTTCGCAGAAGCCGACATCCACAAGCGCGTGGCCGAGAAAACCAGCACCGTGTTCAAATACCTCGACTACTTCAAGCCGCCGGTGGAAAGCATCTTTATCGACCGGATGATTGCCGGTCATTACTGGATGCTGAAGCGGCTGGGTGTTCAGGCCGCGTTCAGGGAAGAACTGGAAAGGTACCTGAAAGCCTGA
- a CDS encoding GIY-YIG nuclease family protein translates to MVRTARGSLYTGITTDVERRFNEHQGGAPRGARSLRGKGPLELVFSAPAGDRSRASRLEWRIKQWPRPRKEALARGELSLPDDV, encoded by the coding sequence ATGGTTCGAACCGCCAGAGGTTCGCTCTATACCGGCATAACCACTGACGTTGAGCGGCGTTTCAATGAACATCAGGGAGGCGCTCCCCGGGGCGCGCGTAGTCTGAGGGGGAAGGGGCCACTGGAACTGGTGTTCAGCGCGCCAGCCGGAGACAGAAGCCGGGCTTCACGGTTGGAGTGGCGCATCAAGCAATGGCCCCGGCCCAGGAAAGAGGCCCTGGCCCGGGGCGAGCTCAGTCTGCCAGATGACGTTTGA
- a CDS encoding NCS2 family permease, whose amino-acid sequence MLERLFQLQAHGTTVRKEVVAGITTFLTMAYIIVVNPSILSSTGMDFGAVFVATCLAAVIGTLIMGLWANYPIAMAPGMGLNAFFSFTVVGSMGYSWQIALGAVFISGFLFFMLSIFKVREWIINSIPMSLRFGISAGIGFFLALIALKNAGIVVDHPATLVGLGEVKVAESLLFFGGFVLICALSFRQVTGAVMIGIIAVTGVAMALGMVEYNGLVSAPPSIAPTFMQLDLAGALNIGMISVIFAFLFVDLFDTSGTLIGAAQRGGLLDKDGKLPRLGRALMSDSVATMSGAALGTSTTTSYIESTAGISAGGRTGLTAVVVAALFLACLLLSPIASIIPAYATAPALLYVAILMASGLKLIDWEDVTDAAPAVVTALMMPLTFSIANGIALGFITYAILKALSGRWADLNASVVIIAVVFVLKFIFLDAA is encoded by the coding sequence ATGCTTGAACGACTGTTCCAACTCCAGGCCCACGGCACCACTGTTCGTAAAGAAGTGGTTGCGGGCATTACCACCTTCCTGACCATGGCGTACATCATCGTGGTCAACCCGAGCATCCTGTCATCGACCGGCATGGATTTCGGGGCTGTCTTTGTTGCTACCTGTCTTGCAGCCGTGATCGGCACCCTGATCATGGGGCTTTGGGCCAATTACCCGATCGCCATGGCACCAGGCATGGGGCTCAACGCCTTTTTCTCCTTCACGGTCGTCGGCAGCATGGGCTACAGCTGGCAGATAGCACTCGGAGCGGTGTTCATCTCCGGCTTCCTGTTCTTCATGCTGAGCATCTTCAAGGTGCGCGAATGGATCATCAACAGCATTCCCATGTCCCTGCGTTTCGGCATCTCCGCGGGCATTGGGTTCTTCCTGGCCCTGATCGCCCTGAAGAATGCCGGCATTGTTGTGGATCACCCCGCCACGCTTGTGGGGCTTGGCGAAGTGAAAGTGGCAGAGAGCCTGCTGTTTTTCGGCGGCTTCGTGCTGATTTGCGCACTGTCCTTCCGCCAGGTAACCGGCGCGGTCATGATTGGTATTATTGCGGTTACCGGCGTAGCCATGGCACTGGGAATGGTGGAGTACAACGGTCTGGTTTCAGCACCCCCGAGCATAGCGCCGACGTTCATGCAGCTGGACCTGGCGGGCGCCCTGAATATCGGCATGATCAGCGTGATCTTTGCGTTTCTGTTCGTCGATCTGTTTGATACATCCGGCACCCTGATCGGCGCCGCACAGCGCGGTGGTCTCCTCGACAAGGACGGCAAACTGCCGCGCCTTGGCCGGGCCCTGATGTCGGACTCGGTTGCGACCATGTCCGGTGCTGCCCTCGGTACCTCAACCACCACCAGCTACATCGAATCCACCGCGGGCATCTCCGCCGGCGGCCGAACCGGCCTGACCGCTGTCGTGGTTGCCGCGCTATTTCTTGCTTGTTTGCTGCTGTCACCGATCGCCAGCATCATCCCTGCCTACGCCACCGCACCGGCACTGCTTTACGTGGCGATTCTGATGGCCAGCGGCCTCAAACTGATTGATTGGGAGGATGTCACTGATGCAGCCCCGGCTGTTGTCACTGCCCTGATGATGCCTTTGACCTTCTCCATTGCCAACGGCATCGCCCTGGGATTCATCACTTACGCCATTCTGAAGGCACTCAGTGGCCGCTGGGCAGATCTGAACGCCAGTGTTGTTATCATTGCGGTTGTGTTTGTTCTGAAATTCATTTTCCTGGATGCGGCCTGA
- a CDS encoding SIR2 family NAD-dependent protein deacylase, with translation MQDHIVVLTGAGISAESGLSTFRDNGGLWEQHSVYDVATPEAFARNQELVLRFYNDRRRQLASAQPNRAHQLLAELEQRYRVTVVTQNVDDLHERGGASNVIHLHGELTKARSSKYPELVYDIGYRDINAGDTCDRGAQLRPHIVWFGEEVPMLDKAAEVVRTADHLLIVGTSLQVYPAAGLVYEVDRDVPITVIDPGEPASVSRARFIRKGAVEGVAEWVAHYL, from the coding sequence ATGCAGGATCATATCGTAGTGCTGACAGGCGCGGGCATAAGCGCCGAAAGCGGTCTCTCCACCTTCCGGGACAACGGTGGGTTGTGGGAGCAGCACAGCGTCTACGATGTGGCTACGCCCGAGGCGTTTGCGCGCAATCAGGAGCTGGTGCTGCGGTTCTACAATGACCGACGCCGCCAGCTCGCCTCTGCCCAGCCGAACCGGGCCCATCAGCTGCTGGCGGAGCTTGAGCAGCGCTACCGGGTCACCGTGGTCACCCAGAACGTGGACGATCTTCACGAACGGGGTGGCGCGAGCAACGTCATTCACCTTCACGGTGAGCTTACCAAGGCGCGCAGTTCAAAATATCCGGAGCTGGTTTATGACATCGGTTATCGTGATATTAACGCGGGCGACACCTGCGACCGTGGCGCCCAGCTTCGTCCTCATATTGTCTGGTTTGGCGAGGAAGTGCCCATGCTGGACAAGGCTGCCGAAGTTGTCCGCACGGCCGATCACCTGCTGATCGTGGGAACGTCTCTGCAGGTATACCCGGCTGCAGGACTGGTTTACGAAGTGGACAGAGATGTCCCCATCACCGTGATTGACCCGGGCGAGCCGGCGTCAGTGTCACGGGCCCGGTTTATTCGCAAGGGTGCCGTCGAGGGGGTTGCCGAATGGGTTGCCCATTACCTGTAG
- a CDS encoding alpha/beta hydrolase: MLQHVLESALRQTMNRLVRPVLNPAVPVPLQRRIVRQAFRSSTPPRGAKFENITIGGVPATRTTFGNDPRGAVLYLHGGGYIIGSSSTHRGITGHLAKTTGCAIVTPDYRLAPEFPFPAALDDAEACWNGLLEAGLKPDQIAVAGDSAGGGLSVALAMRLRDKGLQLPASLTAFSPWIDLTQEQLYAPEIEPVLQASWTSKAARLYAGKEPLTNPLISPIFGDLSGLPPLLIQVGSQEILLNDAERLAEAASRNDVETRLEVYNSLWHVFQVHSGQLDRATAALETAGEHIKRHLAD, encoded by the coding sequence ATGTTGCAACACGTTTTAGAGAGTGCGTTGCGCCAGACCATGAACCGGCTGGTCAGACCGGTTCTCAACCCGGCGGTACCGGTGCCACTTCAGCGACGCATTGTGCGCCAGGCTTTTCGGAGTTCGACACCACCGAGAGGCGCGAAATTCGAGAACATAACCATTGGGGGAGTGCCAGCAACCCGGACAACCTTCGGCAATGATCCCCGGGGCGCCGTTCTCTATCTCCACGGCGGAGGCTACATCATCGGGTCCTCAAGTACCCACCGTGGCATAACCGGGCATCTGGCGAAAACAACCGGCTGCGCCATCGTTACGCCGGATTACCGGCTGGCGCCCGAGTTTCCGTTTCCCGCTGCGCTGGATGATGCCGAAGCCTGTTGGAACGGGCTTCTGGAGGCTGGCCTGAAACCGGACCAGATTGCCGTCGCCGGCGATTCCGCTGGCGGGGGGCTCTCTGTTGCCCTGGCGATGCGACTGCGAGATAAGGGCCTGCAGCTTCCGGCTTCGCTGACGGCGTTTTCACCCTGGATAGACCTCACCCAGGAGCAGCTTTATGCGCCGGAAATTGAGCCGGTACTTCAGGCCAGCTGGACCAGCAAGGCCGCCAGGCTTTACGCCGGAAAGGAACCCCTTACCAACCCGTTGATCTCGCCGATCTTCGGGGATTTAAGCGGCCTGCCACCCTTGTTGATCCAGGTAGGCAGCCAGGAAATCCTGCTGAACGACGCCGAACGGCTGGCCGAGGCCGCAAGCCGGAACGATGTGGAAACCCGCCTTGAGGTCTATAACAGTCTTTGGCACGTTTTCCAGGTACACAGTGGTCAGCTTGATCGAGCCACTGCCGCGTTGGAAACCGCAGGCGAACACATCAAACGTCATCTGGCAGACTGA
- a CDS encoding FAD-binding oxidoreductase, protein MNSEQIIASLKDLMATGDAPGKVLTDPADLDTYGKDWTKIYPPKPLAIALPKTTEQVQALVKFANENQVALVPSGGRTGLSAGAVAANGEVVVAFDNMNQILDFNASDRTVRCQAGVVTEQLQNCAEDNGLYYPVDFASAGSSQLGGNLSTNAGGIKVIRYGMSRDWVAGLKVVTGKGDILDLNKDLEKNNTGYDLRHLFIGAEGTLGFITEATMKLSRKPDNLTVLVLGLNDLTNTMDVLQTFQKKIDLTAYEFFSHQAMGHVLAHGQVQAPFETEAPYYALLEFESVSDQVMDDAMALFEQCVENGWVLDGVISQSETQAQNLWQLRERISESIAPRTPYKNDISVVVSKVPGFLQEIDAVVTEHYPDFEIIWFGHIGDGNLHLNILKPEDMANEDFFEKCQQVNKWVFEIVERYQGSVSAEHGVGMTKKPYLQYTRSEAEIAYLRGIKQVFDPNGIMNPGKIFD, encoded by the coding sequence ATGAATTCTGAACAGATCATTGCTTCTCTCAAAGACCTGATGGCCACCGGCGACGCGCCCGGCAAGGTGCTGACCGACCCGGCAGATCTGGATACCTACGGCAAGGACTGGACCAAGATCTACCCGCCCAAGCCCCTGGCGATCGCGTTGCCCAAGACCACCGAGCAGGTGCAGGCGCTGGTGAAGTTCGCCAACGAGAATCAGGTGGCACTGGTGCCCTCTGGCGGCCGGACAGGTCTGAGTGCCGGTGCTGTGGCCGCCAATGGTGAGGTGGTTGTGGCGTTCGACAACATGAACCAGATTCTGGACTTCAATGCCAGCGACAGGACGGTTCGGTGTCAGGCCGGTGTTGTGACCGAGCAGTTGCAGAATTGTGCTGAAGACAACGGTCTTTACTATCCGGTTGATTTTGCCTCCGCCGGTTCCAGCCAGCTCGGTGGCAACCTCTCCACCAACGCCGGCGGTATCAAGGTAATTCGCTATGGTATGAGCCGGGACTGGGTTGCCGGCCTCAAGGTCGTGACCGGCAAGGGCGATATTCTGGATCTGAACAAGGATCTTGAGAAGAACAACACGGGTTACGATCTGCGTCATCTGTTCATCGGCGCTGAGGGCACACTTGGCTTTATTACCGAAGCCACCATGAAATTGTCCCGGAAGCCGGATAACCTGACGGTGCTGGTGCTGGGTCTGAATGACCTGACCAACACCATGGATGTGCTGCAGACTTTCCAGAAAAAGATTGATCTCACCGCCTACGAGTTTTTCTCCCATCAAGCCATGGGACACGTGCTGGCCCACGGTCAGGTTCAGGCGCCGTTTGAAACCGAGGCGCCGTATTATGCGCTGCTGGAGTTCGAATCTGTCTCCGATCAGGTGATGGACGATGCCATGGCTCTGTTTGAACAATGCGTGGAGAACGGGTGGGTGCTGGATGGCGTGATCAGCCAGAGCGAAACCCAGGCCCAGAACCTCTGGCAGCTGCGCGAGCGCATTTCCGAGTCCATCGCGCCCCGCACGCCCTACAAGAATGATATTTCCGTGGTCGTATCCAAGGTGCCGGGCTTCCTGCAGGAAATTGATGCCGTGGTCACCGAGCACTATCCGGATTTCGAGATTATCTGGTTCGGGCACATCGGCGATGGCAACCTGCACCTGAATATCCTCAAGCCAGAGGACATGGCCAACGAGGATTTCTTCGAGAAGTGCCAACAGGTCAACAAATGGGTGTTCGAGATTGTCGAGCGCTACCAGGGCAGCGTGTCTGCCGAGCACGGCGTGGGTATGACCAAGAAGCCGTATCTGCAGTACACCCGTAGCGAGGCAGAAATCGCTTACCTGAGGGGAATCAAGCAGGTATTCGATCCCAACGGAATCATGAACCCGGGCAAGATTTTCGACTGA
- the serA gene encoding phosphoglycerate dehydrogenase, with translation MSNTSLEKSKIRILLLEGVHQSAIDTLNAAGYTNIEYLSHSLAEEELIEKIADAHFVGIRSRTQLTEKVFEAAKKLVAVGCFCIGTNQVDLQAATRRGIAVFNAPFSNTRSVAELVLAQAILLLRGVPEKNAKAHRGEWLKSAKDSYEIRGKKLGIIGYGNIGTQFSVLAEGLGMDVYFYDVVSKLSIGNATQVGTLQELLNIADVVSLHVPETPATKYMFKAEQFAQMKPGSILMNASRGTVVDIDALADALGSGKLLGAAIDVFPVEPKSNDEEFVSPLREFDNVILTPHVGGSTIEAQANIGREVAEKLAMYSDNGTSVSSVNFPEVALPSHPNQHRLLHIHENVPGVMSEINQVFSENGINVCGQYLQTKEDIGYVVVDVNKEYGELAQEKLLKVKGTIRCRVLF, from the coding sequence ATGTCAAATACGTCTCTTGAGAAGAGCAAAATCCGTATCCTGCTGCTGGAAGGCGTGCATCAATCTGCCATTGATACGCTGAATGCTGCGGGCTATACCAACATTGAGTACCTGTCTCACTCGCTGGCCGAGGAAGAGCTGATCGAGAAGATTGCCGATGCGCACTTCGTCGGCATCCGTTCCCGCACCCAGCTGACCGAGAAAGTATTTGAAGCCGCCAAGAAGCTGGTGGCTGTGGGTTGCTTCTGTATTGGCACAAACCAGGTGGATCTGCAGGCGGCCACCCGACGCGGTATTGCCGTTTTCAATGCGCCTTTCTCCAACACCCGGAGCGTCGCGGAACTCGTTCTCGCCCAGGCCATTCTGCTCCTGCGCGGTGTCCCGGAGAAAAACGCCAAGGCCCATCGCGGCGAGTGGCTGAAATCCGCCAAGGACAGCTATGAAATCCGTGGCAAAAAACTGGGCATTATCGGCTACGGCAACATCGGCACCCAGTTCAGCGTCCTGGCCGAGGGCCTGGGCATGGATGTGTACTTCTACGATGTCGTCTCAAAACTGTCGATCGGCAACGCCACCCAGGTAGGTACGCTCCAGGAGCTGCTCAACATTGCCGATGTGGTCAGCCTGCACGTACCGGAAACCCCGGCCACCAAGTACATGTTCAAGGCCGAGCAGTTCGCCCAGATGAAACCCGGCAGCATTCTAATGAATGCTTCCCGCGGCACCGTGGTGGACATCGACGCCCTGGCCGATGCTCTGGGCAGCGGTAAACTGCTGGGTGCTGCCATTGACGTATTCCCGGTTGAGCCCAAATCCAACGACGAGGAATTTGTCTCTCCGCTGCGGGAGTTCGACAATGTCATCCTGACCCCGCATGTTGGCGGCTCCACCATCGAAGCCCAGGCAAACATCGGTCGGGAAGTGGCAGAAAAACTGGCCATGTACAGCGACAACGGCACGTCGGTTTCTTCCGTGAACTTCCCGGAAGTCGCTCTGCCGTCACACCCCAATCAGCACCGTCTGCTGCATATCCACGAGAACGTTCCCGGCGTGATGTCAGAGATCAACCAGGTGTTTTCAGAGAATGGCATCAACGTTTGCGGCCAGTATCTGCAGACCAAGGAAGACATCGGCTATGTTGTCGTCGACGTGAACAAAGAGTACGGCGAACTGGCGCAGGAAAAGCTGCTCAAAGTGAAAGGGACCATTCGCTGCCGCGTACTGTTCTGA